The genomic segment AGTTGGAATATCTAAACCTCTGTGGgtcagaaacaacagagagaacgTCAAAACAACATGACTGATTGTATGGATGTTCTCAGGCAATTTTGCAAAAATCCAAATTCAATTTTGTTCAAGTAAAGTTTTCAATGAGTTAGAAACTCAGCAAAGCCTCTTACCTGGCAGCCACATCTGTCGCAATCAGGATTTTATAGACGCTGGCCTTGAACTTGGCGAGGTTTGCAAATCGTTGTTTCTAGAGAAGATAAAGAGCTGTTGTTTATTCTGCAGGACCATTCATCTGGTTTAATCCGCTTTAATCCCTCACACTAACTGTTTCTATATTATCGCCGGGGCTTTGTGTTCACTTCAcgtttctgtctttgtcctgttAATTGGACGAATGTGATTTCCTCGTCCAGCACGAGCTTGTCGAGCAGCTCTGAGGACTGGTGATAAAGGAGACATCACCATCTGTCGTCACCTTTTTCTCCAAGCAAATGTAATTCTCTGTACGTGCAAAGTTAAATAAccagttaaaaacagattttgttgCAGCCTCTCCTTCAGCTGTCTCTCCTCCAACATGGTGGTGTCTCCCATATAACCCTGAAATAATGTCCTCCAGCAGGCCTTTACTGCTAAAATCTACAAACAGATGCTGTTTTTTCCAGTGAACCAGCGTCACAGCGATGGACACTGCTGCACTTAGTCTCACCTGTTTCATCATGGAGTGCAAAGAGATTGTTGGAAAGTTAAATTCCCGCAGCATCATGGTGAGGATTTGGCAGTTcctggacaaaaaaaaagaaaaacaaacaaataatgttatttttttaatacagtattttgtttACCTTTTCTATAGATATGTATATAAAGGTGGGCTGGAAGGCTCCTATTAGTCTAACTTGAGAACAGTGTACACAGCCTTTAAGATGAGTTAAGACAGAATTGTATTTGTCCTAAAGAAAGTTGCTGTGCCAGAGCGACAATGGAGCAATCTCAACAACAGCCCTTCAGGATAAATTAAGCTTGAATCACTTCCTGGCTTCTTACTTGCAGGTGTtggtgaagatgatgatggaCCAGTCGTCGTGCTCATCAGTGAACGTCTGGATCAGGTGGACCAGGTACGCGTCCTTCACCTTCTCTGGAGTGAGGATGTACCTCTGGTCCAGCTCCTCCACCGTTCGCGTCCTGTTAACGACAGAGTGATCATTCGCGCTCTGGATTCAGACTCAGATTGAATAAAGGTAATATCATAGTCATATAATGGAATCAGGATGACTTAATATTCAAATGTGGAAATCTGCTTAACAGTGCGAcacaagttaaaaaaacaacagcatctaTGCTGTGGTCATGTTTAGAAGAAGGTGGTCAAATCACTAATTTGAtttcacaacacagcacaggAGGAGTGAATACAAATAATGAATGGACAGAGAGGCATTCAACACAGTGCAGCTCAGTCAACTTCAAATTTAACAACCACACAGGAAAAActcctgctctgctttctgtttttgtcagatAACACTgttaacatttattattattattacatgcAAAGAGGATGTTATCTTGTTTCTGAACAACTGTAGTGCAACTCTCCTCAAGTTTAAACCTGCTATCTGTGTATATCTGAACCCTGTAAATCGCCTGAACGGTATTAAATCCAGAAAGTCAACCacaattaatattttttcttccaTTATTTGCACGACTCCCCTTTACATCAAAAGGCATTTGTGCGGAAGATGCACTTCAGTCATTAGCTGCGCCTCAGATCAGACTCAAACTGAGCTTCcaagctgctgctcctgtttttATAAATAACTCACAAGATTTAAGGCAAAGAGTGCATCACTAAATTTTCTATCTTCTCCACGACTGACGCTTTGCTAAACAGCCTGGGAGCAGTAGGTTACTCACTCTGACGTGCTCTCCCAGAAGAAAGGTTTGTTCATGGCGATGTTCTTCAGCTCCTGCAGCGTGTCGGTGAGCGTGGCGCTGAACAGCAGTGTCTGCCGTTTGGCCGGTAAAATCCCCAGGATCACCTCCAGGTCTTTGGTGAAGTCGGTGCAGCCCTGCTCCAACAGCCGGTCAGCTTCGTCCAAAATCTGACAAACACAAGTAAGGTCATATTAATCAGCTGTTGAAAAGACATGTTAACAGTTAAAGGTGTACAGTATTTGATAAACTCTGGCTCCACAGGGTTTAGTCTGTATGTTCAGACTGTTTTATGAAGTTTGCATGAACAACTGCTCATTCACAGTTTCCTGAACTCACCAGGAACTGGATCTTGCTCATGCTGAAGGTGTTGGAGCTGCGGATGTGATCAGCCAGCCGCCCCGGCGTCGCTACAACCACATGTGGCTGGTTGGACAGCTCCAGGGCCTGACTCACCATGTCTGTCAGAAACACAGCATCAGACTGAATGAACTGACAGCAGTGTTTACTCtttgtgtctgcagcagcagcagcggagaCACCCAGCACTTTTAAGCTGTTGAATgtacagaaagaaaagcagcctGCAGTGATGTACTGTCTGTAGTTACCCATTCCACCGACGATAATGCAGTCCCGCAGACCCAGAGGTTTCCCCAAGACTCGAAACTGCTCAGCGATCTGATAGGCCAGCTCCCTGCATGACATCACATTTATGACATTATCAGCTGGAAATGTGGCAGGAAGTGTGTCAAACATGTTTCTCACGATGCTATAAGTCTGTATGTCTCTGAAACATTACTTAAGAGCTGTGGCTTATGTGTATCTGACACGACAAGGACCTGAATATTTAGATGGCTCAGTTGAAGACATTAAGCTTTTGTAGCTGTGTCCAAACAGTCCCCCTGACCCTACACAGCACTGACCTGGTAGGACTGAGCACCAGGCAGAAGATACCATACGGGTCCTCTGACAGTTTCTGCAGCACTGGCAGCACAAACGCTGCGGTCTTCCCACTTCCAGTCTTGGCACAGCCCATACAGTCCCGACCtgtgtgacaaaacaaaaacacaaaacaccatCATTCACCTGCTCTCAGTTCAGATATACTCGGCCACATGCCTTGTGATTTCAAAGAATCCATCTAATCAAGGCATTATTGATTCACTTCCGTGTCAAATGGCAGGAGCTCTGTCTCGCACCAAATTCCTCAGGAAAAAAAGCCATTTCTTTGACTCCATGCTTCCGACCAATCACACAATCCTTGAAGATGATCattgttcaacatttttttatCTTAAGGTGTTTCTGTTAAATTCGGCTACACTTTGATGTCTCAAATGTGTTTCATGGAGGATAATTGTGGGAAATCAGTAGGTTTCAGACCTCTTAATCGATGAAAATACAGTGATCAGTGCTAAAAACATAGTTAAACTGTAAATAAGCTTGTCGGCAGATTTAATATATGTGTCGAAAACAACTGTGTTTGCTAACTTTGAGTACTTGCAGGGGGTTTTCCTTCACTGAAACACGCGGAGCATTTAATTGTTAGATTTTCCAGTGGAGATCTGTATTACTTGTCGAGACTGCCGATCGTGGCTGTTTAAAATGTATCCAAGAAGATATTTACATGACAGGTAGACAGCCTGGTGATATGTTTTCAACCTGGAGATGTAATACAGCCTGTCTTACCTTCTAGGATAGCTGGCATGCAGTTTTGCTGGACAGGAGTGGGTTTGTTGATCCCCAGCTGTTTACACTGCTTCACCAGCCAGTCTGAGAGTCCCAGCGACGAAAAGTCAGCCATGTCTGATTTATCTGGTTCCCCGCGGCCTGGAGACTACTTCTGTGTCAAGTATATGACAAAAAACTATCACTAAAACACTCTACTTTAATGTTGAGTACACCATCCTCGTGTGTAACATCAACAGTCGCTGTGTTACCACGTTATACAACGCGacgtcttcttcttctgcaggtagagcagagcagaggcgCGTGTTGTCGTCCTCTGCTGGTCAAACAGTGTAGCTACGTTGACATACTGAAAACACTATCATCACTATTACTGATCCTTTCTGCATTTCCTCTATCAACGAGCCACCTCCACAGTTTAATTACATTAGTTAGTGTGTTAATAAGGTCACATATCATGAGTTGGGATGGTGTATAGCTCTTATCTGTGGAGCCCTGACCTCTACTGACAACCCCACAACCACGTGTCTGTGCATTGTGGGTTCTGCACCTTCAAATATACAAATTAAACAGAGAAATGCACCATGTGAGCAGAACATAAACTTAAATAAAGTGGGTATTAAAACTAGTTTTGAGGCCCAGGGTCCTTCTACAACACAGGGTGAGGTAATAACGCAGCATATGTGGCTCTTGTCATCTCAAATTCAGCTGATATTGTGATTTAATGCTGCACGTTCACAAGCAAAATCGTCAAGGAGAGTCCATTTAATCACTGGGGCTTTTGAGAGTTAATAGGTCGCATATAATCCACCCAGATGGACACATCTGTTTACACCTACACAGTTCTCTAATTCTGGCCTGgctttgtttatttctgtcctATGGTGCAAAGCATGTGCAAGCTTTGTCACGGCTGAATTATCTTAACCCACCAAAGTTTGCATCAGATCTTGAACTCAGTCCTGAAGTCTGGTAACCCACTGATCAGCTCCTCATACCTGCACACAATTTGCCCATTTATTCTGAAGCTCATCACATGCTCCTTGCTTCTTCTCTGTATCTCCACTGATAGATCTGTGTGGATAATACTGAATGTTGTGGTTGTTATCTGCACACACCAGCAGAGTTAAATGAGGATTCTCCTTTTGGGTAAATAGATGAGACAGATTATGACAAGAAAGTTGTGTGAACCACAGAGGAATAGTTGTATCTCTGATACATTCACTCTGAAATTTCTGagcaaatgtaattaattatttcttgttttccatttattaaaaaaaaaaaaacttatatccacacacatttatattgcTAAATTATATTGTGGAGAATACTTTTTGCTATAAAAAGGCCTCTGAGCCATCTGATAGAGACTGCCTGTCCTAAAGTCTCCTCATTCAGAGCCTGAGAGTTTCAgatcaataaaaatgttcttcttTCTCTATGTGGCAGACAAATCAAATGTTATTTAATGGTCAGTTTTCGCCATGTGATTAATGACCACCATGATGCAAAACATCATtcagaataaatatattttttatcttctCCTCGCATGATTTCAGTCTGAGGATTCCTCTCTTAGATGCAGACCATAATTTCACCATGTAAAAACTTTACATCAGcctgaaaatgtcagtgagcTTTATCCAGCAGAAGCAGGTTGGTTTACAGCCTCCTCTACATCCCCAGCTGCTCTGGATGGATTTAAACCTTGACCTTAAACCTTGAGTTTTTCACTGGCTCTCTGCTGTTCAGACTAGAGTCTTGTTCCTCCAGCTGAGTTCAAATAATTGAGCCTGAAGCAGCGTTTGATTTGAACAAAGTCTCAGAGAGAattcactgtgctgctgctgctgctgctgctgctgtagcacaCAGAGGGAACAAGATGTTTCAGGTTTTAATGCCACATTTTTCCAACATTTGTGCTTCTTTGTGTTTGGGAATGACAAAAAATACTTTTCCAATGTATTGCCTCATCATTTAAGATGACGGCTGGCCTGGATATCAAGTATTTGACAATAAAGGAGTCGAAAATACAAAATGCTGACACTGAAATATTATGGAACAATTCATATTCATTAGATATATTAATGCATCAGAAATCCaaaccaaaatagaaaaaagatcAAAGATGATCTCAGATCTTGACAGCTCAGCAGGATATACTGACATTGATTGACAGAGCCAAGTTTGTATGAaaaaatttattttggttattttgttatgttgtaaataaaaatcatctgaagtttgtttttgttctgtaacaaaatgaaataaatgtcagctcctcctccctccctccaaaCCTCTGTATGTATCGATTTCCTTATTGATTTGATGTTTATGCAACTTTTTTAACAGATGAGCTAAACTCAGTCACAGGGGACACTAATGAGcttgtttacttatttatttttcatttctgaatCTGCCAGCAGCATTTATCATGATACATGCTGTCACATACAAGCTAAATACAGAGTAACCTGGAGGACAGGTTGGACAAACACGTCTCTGCTGCACCATCATGGATGAGTCTATCCTCAACCAGGCTGAGCATattttaatctgctgctgcattttgagACAGTATGAAAATCAAcatgtctgcttttattttttctcaaatgTTGTAATAGCAAAGTGGGAtaatgcagtttaaaaacactggaatgATGCATTTACTTGAGTGTGGACGGCTGAAAAGCATTTAATTCACAGGCCATGATGTTAGAAAACTGAAGGCATGAAAGCCAAAGGACAggcttcagtttcatttatgtGATTTTATATCGCTGCCATCTATGACTTGAATGTCAGAGCTCAcaataaatgtatgaatgttACAGACAAATTAGTGCTTTCAGCAGTTTTACTACTTAACACTACTTGTTGTTCAGTCTGATTGATTCTTTGATTTACGTACACATCACATCCCTGCAGGTGAATGCAAGCAGCTGTGGTCATACAGGAACCTCCACCTGCTCAGAGGTGGATGATATCTGAGTGATTCAAATAGGGATAAACATGTGGATAAAGTCACTCATCACTGTTTAGATCTGCAGATATTTAAGCCATTTAACTAAAGTTTAGACAATGAGATGAAGTGAAAATTATCCTCTTTGAACACAGTAAAGTAAGCTTTGATTCTCTCTATTCCCTGTGCAGATGACGCCTTGTTTGTCATGTTGTGCAGgtttttgtcttcctgtctcacCTGCCACCgtgagtgagagtgagtttGACTCAGCCACAGCTTGAGTGCAAAAGGGAGTGAAATTTTCACCATGCACACCCATCTATGTCTGCACACTGGGCTGCCAGAGGTGATTAATGCCCTGTGTGTTaaagacaggagggagggggggctgGAGGTTCAGCTCCATCCTGCCCGGTACTGTCCAGCTGTGCAGCAAGCTGCCTCAGACCAGCCGAGAAGTGTCTTTCTAAATGAACACGAGGGTTGTTTGCATGTGAGGCAGAGATCTGCCGTTCCTGCTGCctccctgcagcacagaggagcagtCAGCTGCATTGCTGTAACAGGCCACTGAGCAGCACGATTAGCGCACAGGAGCTGCTCCCATCGCTCTTCCACTACATTTGATGCTCCGCTCTCTCGTGTTCAGCCCATATTCATGCAAATAAGAGgtttattttaaatcagtgaGTAAAGCCTGCGAATTAATGAGGTGAAAAGAGGCTTTTTCTAATGTTGGCTGTGATTCTCACCAGTTTTATAAGGAAGTCTGTGAAGCTTTAATAAGAGAAATAAACGGGTGAAATATCTTCAGgttctcttgtcttttttttttttttttaaccaattaGCAACTCAGTGAAAGTTTAACACTttccaaaaacctttttttaaaacttccTTAACATAATTAAAAATCTGAATCCTTCCCTGCTTCTACTTTGTGgcattttatatatttatttttacatcttgTAGGTTACTGCAGTATTCCATGGACTTCTTAAGTCAGATCAAGTTAtatttgtaaaaacagcaaaaatgttcTGTGGTTTATAAATAAATTGAGGAataagttaaaaaaacacacaaacaaacaaaaaaaaaaaaaaaaacagaagaagcaGGTTTGatgttctgtgttgtgtttcaggggTGTATTGTCCAGTGAGGTTTATTACGGCTGTGTTTAAAGAAATACCTTTAATATCCCTAATATTTTGTGAGTTTCAGTGGATATTTGATGACATGACCAGTGCTATGAAATATGCTCCACTCCCTAATGAATAGAATCATGACATGAATACATAATATCCCTGTAAATGTACCAATATTGAGGTGTATGGTATGTTTACAGTCATATTTCTGGTTCtatgttttttctgttctatCATCAGGaagatttttaacatttcatacaTCGCAGTGTTTGATAGGATTCTGCATAAACAGCTTTATTCTGGATATTATCTGATTTAACGTGGGGTcaacacagacagctgcaggatTGTGCTGTACATCTGACTGATTACTTGCTTAAGCTTCGCTGTAAACAGTCCATTTGGCTTCTGTTCCACCACCACTCATTTCAAATGTCTCACGCTTTCATTACGCTGTACCTCATAAATACGCACTGAGGGGGGTTTTAAGACTGTCTGCAGGCCTTTTGCACATATTATATTTCACACTCTGACATTTAAAGTGGGAactaggaggaggaggaggggccgGTTTGCAGTTTGCATTGTGGCCATCAGATGGCGCCGAAGAGGCTCCACGATCCCACCGAGAGAGTTGAATGGGATCCCAGTGTGATCTGGCACAGAGGCGGGAGGGGAGCATAGCACAAGTCCTGGAGGAGGGTTCCAGCCAAAACTACTCTGTCGTCCGACTTTCATCGACATTCCTCCGTGTGTCCGGTCCCTGCAGAGAAGAGCCAAACGGTTCGCGGTGCGTAATTACGCACGGCGAGGAGGACGACCGAAACCGTGGAGTTGCTCGCCGCGGACACCCGCGGACAAAGGAAGGCGAGTAGGCTGGAGTACAATAACTGActtgagaggagaggagtaCTGTCGGAGGGGGAGACAGGGGGGAATCTGGAGTCGGAAGTGATTTGTCTTGTAGAAATGTAATTTACGTCCAGGATTTCAGGGAAGAGAAGAATCAGTTTGGAGACcgaggaaggggaaaaaaaggacaagaaGAAGAGTTAGTGAGTGGAATCTTTCCCCGCAAAAAACAGCATCAGGATCCTCGGAGCATGGGGTAAGTTAGAGATTTGTGTATGAAATGCACTGTTGGTTCACTCCTGCTGTCTGGAAGTGATTTGTTGAAATGGCgaaaagcttaaaaagtgaactttgtggtgacttgaggGAATCTTCTGCAGCGTGTTAAAGAGCACCATTTCTTTGATTTAGAGCGTTTTGGAGGAATCGATCAGAATCGGCACTACACATGTGACTGcgttgtttttctctgtttacatCCTGATATATATTACCGAGACAAAATCATATATGTGTAAACCGAGCTTGACCTAGTTTCATCAGAGGTCTGATGTCCGtcacctgaatgagctgtgaccGTAAGAAGGTCGAATTTATATGATGAGAGATTTTGGctgatttacattttactgGTTGACTGTTATCTAAAcaggtttttctttgtttaaaaactgattgtgatatttttgtggacatttgataaaacacacaaacagaggtcACTCATACATCCTTTAGATGTTGTGatctcctctgttcctctgttgtttgcatcagctgcacacacacacacacacacacacacacacacaccagtcagaCAGACCCGAGCCTGGAGCTTGGACCTCTTCCAGGCCGATTGTTGTGCTCAGGGATTCTGGGGTTGGTTTGCTTTGGGAAGCTCCTGGTGTCAAGCTGTGTTCAGTCTCATtaactgtggctgtgtgtgtgttgaattaTACATTCAGGTTTTCAGCTTGGTTCAAACACACCTGAACCCTCCTCACATTACCAGAGTCCGTGCTGTCAGCCTCCTCTCCCGGTGACAGTTAAGTGACACTAAAATTGAGACGCTTCTCAAATGACTGTCAGAGCGCAATATGTGGGTATCACCAATGCTCTGTTGTCTCTATTAGGGTTTGTTTCATTAGGATCTTTAACAGCTGCATCCCAGATCAGTGGGTGGACCCCTCACAGGACACCCAGGTCTGTGGTGGTAAGGCCAGGCCACATTCATGGTGTGTTCAGGGGGTCCTTCAAACAGCAGTTGGACAATTAGCAAACTCCTTGGTCTCCGCCTGGTTCCATGTTTCTAATGTACAAGGACTGAAGAACTTTAAGACAAACTGTTTTAGAGGTGACTGCACACAGCTCCTTAACACCTGAGCTCCCAACTCTCAGTGGTCACTCTTTTTAACAAATGGGTCCTTGAAAAACTTCGCTCAAAGATTTAACCTTCTATTGATTCTCTGTTATATTGTACCAcctatgtacagtatgtttggaGACTTTGAGACACACTGCACAGAGTCAGAGCAATGACATCTGTAAATGTGGATGTGACAGACCAAGTTACAGTggtgggtgacaaattaaagggaaaaaccCTCgaagtggagaaacaggatgacaatgcCCCACATCCACACGGTGCGAATCATATGCGGTGGCCTTCGCAGTCACATCGTCTAATGCAGAAATGAGGAAATATCTTTAGGAGGAGAGGTTTTCCATCTCTCCAGCTGAgtccagagacttgtagaatcaatgcaAAGGAGCACTGAACCTGTTCTGGTGGCTCGTGTTGGTCCAACACCTTTCCAAGAcactttctgttggtttttttcctttaacttgtcGCCCGTCTGTATCTGAGTCAGACTGGCACTGGGCCACAGGCAGAAAGCTTCAGGCACACTATGCCCTTTCACGTGATGTCAGCAGCACATCAGCAGTAATGTAGACCTGCTGTGCAACATCTGTAATAGTAAGAAAGCTTGCAAGTTTGACAGCAGGCTTGAAGCAAACAACTGgtcttttttttcagatgtcAGATTTTTGATGAATTTCATAGTGTTGGCACCCTGAGTGAGCATATCAActctgcatcactgtctgcGTCATAGAGGCAGCAGAGTCCAATTACCTTGCCCAAATAAAAATCAGAGAGGACCTGGATTTAGTTGAAGGGCCACCCTGCGCAGTCAGACAGGAACCTGCTACTTACACAGAGACAGCCTGCAGCTCTTCTACCCTCTTGACAGAAGTGAACACCAGGAAGAGGAGCCTTGATTAACAGCCACTTCAAGTCCATAAACAAAATGAGTGTTAGGTGCGCAGGTGCTCTCACACTGTGTACATCTTGTCTTCAAGTACTTATCCATGTCACGTGAGCCCTTGAATGTCTGTATACAAAGTGAATATGTAATTTGATGGAGAGACAATCTTGATATAAACAGAAATTCTTAATATTTCCTTAACAGGctgctgacaaaacaaaatgtagttCATCTCTGGCTTCCATTATTTACACAACCTGAAGAAGCTTTTTCATTCACCCACTTCAGTTTTATATTTGGTAGTTATTTCATGGTGCATTCAGGGCCACTTGAATGCACCATGAAACAAATGAATAGTGTGCAATTGATTATGTGGTGCTAAGGGCAGAAAATGATACATAAGTTGTGTTCTCCTCATCTGTTCATACAAAAGCTCCTTTTCTTGGCTACATTTGGAGGAGCCCCTGGACTGAGGGAGACTTCCTGACTCTTTATCACAATCAGTATTTGGGTGTATTAATGAGGCAGTTTAACAGCTTCCAGTATGACTGGTATGTTAAGGTGCCATTTTTGAGTAGAGCTGTGATTTAAGTGTTATTCTTTGCATTGCATGATTAGTGTTTATATTGAAATTACCTATTTCTATGTGTACCATATGATGATCACAAAGTCATCAAAGCAATGCTGCGATTCAGTGTAACTTTTCTAAAGGTGCTGTGTGTACGTTTTTTGATATTGCcacatagccaacgttagcattaacagctgtttactcaccagtttATTCctaatgttaactcttgttctGCTTCTATTTcaatcacttcttttcttctactaaagctagcatgctaactagctagccctGTCCTGTTGTGTctctcataataccactttgtgatagtgaatCTGCTCTCAGTCAAAGGGTGTATTCTAACttcttgtaaatgcaatgatgcCTGAAGCTTgtggtaagtaaacagctgctaatgctaacattggctaaaaaaa from the Lates calcarifer isolate ASB-BC8 linkage group LG17, TLL_Latcal_v3, whole genome shotgun sequence genome contains:
- the ddx49 gene encoding probable ATP-dependent RNA helicase DDX49 produces the protein MADFSSLGLSDWLVKQCKQLGINKPTPVQQNCMPAILEGRDCMGCAKTGSGKTAAFVLPVLQKLSEDPYGIFCLVLSPTRELAYQIAEQFRVLGKPLGLRDCIIVGGMDMVSQALELSNQPHVVVATPGRLADHIRSSNTFSMSKIQFLILDEADRLLEQGCTDFTKDLEVILGILPAKRQTLLFSATLTDTLQELKNIAMNKPFFWESTSETRTVEELDQRYILTPEKVKDAYLVHLIQTFTDEHDDWSIIIFTNTCKNCQILTMMLREFNFPTISLHSMMKQKQRFANLAKFKASVYKILIATDVAARGLDIPTVQVVINHNTPGLPKIYIHRVGRTARAGRNGVSITLVTQYDIHLVHSIEEQIQTKLKEYPVQEKEVLKILTQVNVARRECEIKLESTDFDEKKEINKRKQLILEGKDPDLEAKRKAELEKIRSQKKLFKQKIQESIQRQKRGQLKKKLMKRKQMKKKKAAQATA